One part of the Parabacteroides sp. FAFU027 genome encodes these proteins:
- a CDS encoding ABC transporter ATP-binding protein translates to MDIIKIENMKKDFIMGSETVHALRGVSFSISSGEFVTIMGTSGSGKSTLLNMLGCLDTPTSGEYFLDGHSVRKMDKNQRAILRNRKIGFVFQSYNLLAKTTALENVELPLIYNPDVSAKERKEKAAEALDAVGLTDRMGHKPNQMSGGQQQRVAIARALVNEPVIILADEATGNLDSRTSYEILALFQSLHRKGRTIIFVTHNPELAAFSSRNIVLRDGRIIEDKRNNSIASAKEVLDKMKVEEE, encoded by the coding sequence ATGGACATTATCAAAATAGAAAACATGAAAAAGGACTTCATCATGGGCAGTGAAACTGTTCACGCCCTGCGGGGAGTCTCTTTCTCGATAAGTTCAGGCGAATTCGTCACCATTATGGGAACAAGTGGTTCGGGCAAGTCCACATTGCTGAATATGCTGGGATGTCTGGATACGCCTACCTCGGGTGAATATTTCCTGGATGGGCACTCCGTGCGCAAGATGGATAAGAATCAACGCGCAATCCTTCGTAACCGCAAAATCGGGTTTGTCTTCCAGTCCTATAATCTTTTAGCCAAAACAACGGCGCTGGAGAATGTAGAATTACCCTTGATTTACAATCCGGATGTATCTGCCAAAGAACGAAAAGAGAAAGCTGCAGAGGCACTTGACGCGGTGGGATTGACAGACCGGATGGGGCACAAACCCAACCAAATGTCTGGAGGACAACAACAACGGGTAGCCATTGCACGTGCTTTGGTCAATGAGCCGGTGATTATCCTCGCCGACGAAGCCACGGGAAACCTCGATAGCCGCACTTCATACGAAATCCTGGCATTGTTCCAGTCCCTTCACCGGAAAGGACGTACCATCATCTTCGTGACGCACAATCCCGAGCTTGCAGCCTTCAGTAGCCGCAACATTGTACTGCGTGATGGTCGCATCATCGAAGATAAGCGCAATAACTCCATCGCTTCGGCTAAAGAGGTGCTGGATAAAATGAAAGTGGAAGAAGAGTAA
- a CDS encoding ABC transporter permease — protein sequence MNLTNLIKIALRALNNNKFRGFLTMLGIIIGVASVITMLAIGQGSKQSIQDQISKMGSNMMMIDPGKGMFGGVRSSASSMQTLKLADYESIAKNCKSISKLTPVVNSSGQVIYGTNNAPTSITGVNAQYLDIRKYSVENGDMFTDRDVKVAAKVCVVGKTVVENLFTNGENPLGKIIRFGKIPFKIVGVLAEKGNNQMGQDQDDIILAPYTTVQKRILAITYLNSIVASAVTEDATDNAKDEVSVILRENHKLKASDEDDFNIRSQKELLTMMSSTSDLMTVLLAAIAAISLLVGGIGIMNIMYVSVTERTREIGLRMSIGARGIDILLQFLIEAVLISVTGGLIGVLLGIGSSLVVKFIAGWPIFIQPYTVFLSFIVCTATGVFFGWYPARKASALDPIDALRYE from the coding sequence ATGAATCTGACAAACCTAATCAAAATAGCGCTCCGGGCCCTGAACAACAATAAGTTCAGGGGATTCCTCACCATGCTGGGGATAATCATCGGGGTGGCATCCGTTATTACGATGCTGGCCATCGGGCAAGGCTCCAAACAAAGCATTCAGGACCAAATCTCCAAGATGGGTTCAAACATGATGATGATTGACCCCGGTAAAGGAATGTTTGGTGGAGTGCGTTCCAGTGCAAGCAGTATGCAGACACTCAAGTTGGCAGACTACGAAAGTATCGCCAAAAACTGCAAATCCATCTCGAAATTAACTCCTGTAGTCAACAGTAGCGGACAGGTAATTTACGGAACCAATAACGCGCCGACCTCCATCACGGGGGTGAATGCGCAATACCTCGACATCCGCAAATACAGCGTTGAGAACGGGGATATGTTTACCGACCGCGATGTGAAAGTGGCAGCCAAGGTCTGTGTGGTGGGAAAGACCGTGGTGGAAAACCTGTTTACAAACGGGGAGAACCCTTTGGGAAAGATAATCCGTTTTGGGAAAATACCCTTTAAGATTGTCGGTGTTTTGGCCGAAAAAGGCAATAACCAGATGGGACAAGACCAGGATGATATCATCCTTGCGCCTTATACCACGGTTCAGAAACGTATTCTGGCGATCACTTACCTGAACAGTATCGTGGCATCGGCAGTAACTGAAGATGCAACGGATAATGCAAAAGACGAGGTTAGTGTCATCCTGCGTGAAAACCACAAACTGAAAGCCAGTGACGAAGATGATTTCAACATCCGTTCCCAGAAAGAGCTGTTGACCATGATGAGCTCAACCTCCGACCTGATGACTGTGCTTTTGGCAGCCATTGCCGCCATTTCGCTTCTGGTAGGAGGTATCGGTATCATGAATATCATGTATGTTTCCGTTACGGAGCGCACCCGCGAAATTGGTCTTCGCATGTCCATCGGTGCAAGGGGAATAGATATTCTGCTGCAATTTCTGATAGAGGCCGTGCTGATTAGCGTCACAGGTGGATTGATTGGCGTATTGCTCGGCATTGGTAGTTCGCTGGTGGTGAAGTTTATCGCGGGTTGGCCGATATTTATTCAACCTTATACCGTCTTTCTATCATTCATTGTTTGTACCGCTACCGGCGTCTTCTTTGGTTGGTATCCTGCGCGGAAAGCATCGGCGCTTGACCCGATTGATGCGTTGCGTTACGAGTAA
- a CDS encoding sensor histidine kinase, whose protein sequence is MIEKKAKMQVLIHLLAWIIFFGFPLLFMVESGEREYVRYWIYIVNTAIYIAVFYLNYNWLIQRYLFTKQINRFIWINVLMIALLSVMFFYLKEFEIHRFMPQQPPLQLKILFYFRDISFILLMVGLSVAVKMTGNWYRIEAIHKEAERAQYEAELKNLKSQLNPHFLFNTLNNIYSLVIVRPEKAQEAIHRLSNLLRYALYENNANFVPLDKELKFIESYIELMSLRLSRNVQLSTEIKGGNPVDQIAPMLFISVIENAFKHGVSPTEPSFIHIDIEAKTGQELVCTVENSYFPKTETDRSGSGIGHENLLKRLDLLYPGKYQLTAENRGATYFVELVIAF, encoded by the coding sequence ATGATAGAGAAAAAAGCAAAAATGCAGGTGTTGATTCACCTTCTGGCATGGATAATCTTTTTCGGATTTCCACTGCTCTTTATGGTAGAAAGCGGAGAGCGTGAATATGTCCGCTATTGGATTTACATTGTCAATACAGCTATTTACATCGCGGTTTTTTACCTCAATTATAACTGGCTGATTCAACGCTATCTCTTTACCAAGCAGATTAACCGTTTTATCTGGATAAATGTGCTGATGATTGCGCTTCTGAGCGTCATGTTCTTTTACCTGAAAGAGTTTGAGATACATCGCTTCATGCCGCAGCAACCTCCTTTACAGCTCAAAATATTGTTCTATTTCCGGGACATCAGTTTTATCCTGTTGATGGTGGGGCTGAGCGTCGCTGTGAAAATGACAGGCAACTGGTACCGTATCGAAGCCATTCACAAAGAGGCGGAAAGGGCTCAATATGAAGCCGAGCTCAAGAACCTCAAAAGCCAGCTTAACCCGCATTTCCTGTTCAATACGCTCAATAATATCTATTCGCTGGTGATTGTCCGACCTGAGAAGGCTCAGGAAGCGATTCACCGACTGAGTAATCTGTTGCGCTATGCATTGTATGAAAACAACGCGAACTTTGTCCCGCTCGATAAAGAGCTTAAATTTATCGAAAGCTATATCGAACTGATGAGCCTTCGCCTGTCGAGAAATGTGCAGCTTTCCACTGAAATCAAAGGTGGTAATCCTGTAGACCAGATTGCACCGATGCTCTTTATCTCTGTCATTGAAAATGCATTTAAGCATGGCGTGAGTCCGACAGAGCCCTCTTTTATTCATATCGATATTGAGGCAAAAACCGGTCAGGAGCTGGTCTGTACGGTGGAGAACAGTTATTTCCCAAAGACAGAAACGGATCGTAGCGGCTCAGGCATCGGTCATGAGAATTTACTCAAACGTCTCGATTTGCTTTATCCCGGTAAATATCAACTGACGGCTGAAAACCGCGGAGCTACTTATTTCGTTGAATTGGTAATTGCGTTTTGA
- a CDS encoding LytR/AlgR family response regulator transcription factor yields the protein MTLNCLIVDDEPLALDLLENYVNKTPFLNLEGRCENAFQAMERIQQNDIDLLFLDIQMPDLNGIEFSKTLGERPKVIFTTAFEQYAVEGFRVDALDYLLKPISYPEFLQAANKAKRWYELSSKPAAPAEPANTIFIKSDYKLIQIDLNKILYIEGVKDYIRIFLEDEAKPIMSLMSMKSMEEKLPADRFMRVHRSFIVQLDKIKTIERNRIVFGKEYIPISDSYKDKFMEFLNQRFFS from the coding sequence ATGACCCTCAATTGCCTCATTGTAGATGACGAACCTCTTGCACTCGATTTGTTGGAGAATTATGTCAATAAAACGCCTTTCCTGAATCTGGAAGGACGGTGCGAGAATGCTTTTCAGGCGATGGAGCGCATTCAGCAGAATGATATTGACCTGCTTTTTCTGGATATACAAATGCCGGATTTGAATGGAATAGAATTTTCCAAAACCCTGGGAGAACGTCCCAAGGTAATCTTTACAACAGCATTCGAACAATATGCCGTGGAAGGTTTTCGGGTAGATGCGCTCGATTACCTGTTGAAACCGATTAGTTATCCGGAGTTTCTTCAGGCGGCCAACAAGGCTAAACGGTGGTATGAACTCTCTTCCAAGCCGGCTGCTCCGGCAGAACCGGCAAATACCATTTTCATAAAGAGTGACTACAAACTGATTCAGATTGACCTGAACAAGATATTGTACATTGAAGGCGTGAAGGATTATATCCGTATTTTTCTGGAAGATGAGGCGAAACCCATCATGTCGCTGATGAGCATGAAATCCATGGAGGAAAAATTACCGGCTGACCGCTTCATGCGGGTGCATCGCTCATTCATCGTCCAGTTGGATAAAATCAAAACCATCGAACGTAACCGCATTGTTTTCGGTAAAGAATATATTCCCATCTCTGACTCCTACAAGGATAAGTTTATGGAGTTTCTCAATCAGCGGTTCTTTTCGTGA
- a CDS encoding YceI family protein, which yields MKKLIALTIVLFALTTITLSAQENYEMAFGQSSMKILGTSTLHDWHMDVTKFSGKAKIASVKESVIQATSAMLSVHVQDIKSEHKAMDKIAYDALKYKTSPDINFVLHTIKKSIDNAGSFKGTASGLLAIAGVKKEVSFPVDGQYLADGSVKLVGKAALRMTEFGIKPPTAVLGTIKTGDNIQIEFSLLFKKL from the coding sequence ATGAAAAAACTGATTGCTTTAACGATTGTATTGTTTGCACTCACTACTATTACATTGAGTGCCCAGGAAAATTATGAAATGGCATTTGGCCAAAGTTCTATGAAAATCCTCGGAACGTCAACTTTGCATGATTGGCACATGGATGTAACTAAGTTTAGCGGAAAAGCTAAAATTGCGTCTGTGAAAGAGTCTGTTATTCAGGCTACAAGTGCTATGCTAAGTGTCCATGTCCAGGATATAAAGAGTGAACACAAAGCAATGGATAAGATTGCTTATGATGCATTAAAATATAAAACGAGTCCGGATATTAACTTCGTTCTGCATACTATTAAGAAAAGCATTGATAATGCCGGTTCGTTTAAAGGAACAGCTTCAGGATTGCTGGCTATAGCCGGAGTAAAGAAAGAAGTCTCATTTCCTGTAGATGGTCAATATCTGGCAGATGGCTCAGTAAAACTTGTCGGTAAAGCTGCTTTAAGAATGACCGAATTCGGAATCAAACCTCCAACCGCTGTTTTAGGTACCATTAAAACCGGTGATAATATTCAAATTGAATTCTCTCTCTTATTCAAGAAACTATAA
- a CDS encoding YceI family protein yields MIQSGPCFARNVRNANNLAVSLQSMAITGHTNINSFWLKYADHESAIKGTSDENLSDGNVRALSFNIPFRGFVFSNSLMRNDFLKMVKASVYPDIPVQIKGLKDFSELKDDSQELVEANITLAGVTRLISLTCKVKKTDQNTFQIRGSKSLALSDFNIIAPSKFFGMVKVNDEISISFDLKLSAGN; encoded by the coding sequence ATGATTCAATCCGGTCCATGTTTTGCCCGGAATGTAAGGAATGCTAATAATCTTGCTGTTTCGTTGCAATCAATGGCGATTACCGGTCATACCAATATCAATAGCTTCTGGTTGAAATATGCTGATCATGAAAGCGCAATAAAGGGCACTTCGGATGAAAACCTGTCAGATGGAAATGTCCGGGCGTTGTCTTTTAATATTCCTTTCCGGGGATTTGTCTTTAGCAACAGTCTGATGCGGAATGATTTTCTCAAGATGGTCAAAGCCAGTGTCTATCCGGATATTCCGGTTCAAATCAAAGGGTTGAAAGATTTCTCAGAATTGAAAGACGATTCACAGGAGTTGGTTGAGGCAAATATTACTTTGGCAGGAGTAACCCGCCTGATTAGCCTGACTTGTAAGGTGAAAAAAACAGATCAAAACACATTTCAAATCAGAGGCAGTAAATCCCTGGCTCTCTCTGATTTCAACATTATTGCCCCCTCTAAATTTTTTGGCATGGTGAAGGTAAATGATGAGATATCCATTTCCTTCGATCTTAAACTGAGTGCCGGAAACTAA
- a CDS encoding DNA-deoxyinosine glycosylase, whose amino-acid sequence MDEFVYSFPPIIAEVPKVLILGTMPGVASLDAQEYYAHPRNAFWKILATLKGVACPIVYEEKKQLIRNMSIALWDVCHTCVRPGSLDSAIRYEEPNAIAKLLQENPSIQAIVFNGQPAEKLFHKHLKSLRHFHCMTMPSTSPTNTKPFEEKLNSWKELLELL is encoded by the coding sequence ATGGATGAGTTTGTTTATAGTTTTCCTCCAATAATTGCCGAAGTGCCGAAGGTCTTAATCCTCGGGACGATGCCGGGCGTAGCATCACTTGATGCACAAGAGTATTATGCCCATCCGCGAAATGCTTTCTGGAAAATACTCGCGACATTAAAAGGAGTAGCGTGTCCTATCGTTTACGAAGAGAAGAAACAACTGATTCGCAACATGAGCATCGCGCTGTGGGATGTGTGTCACACCTGTGTGAGACCGGGAAGTCTGGACAGTGCGATCCGTTACGAAGAACCTAATGCGATTGCTAAACTATTACAGGAAAATCCCTCCATCCAAGCCATCGTCTTCAACGGGCAACCTGCGGAAAAGCTCTTCCATAAACATCTGAAGTCGTTGCGTCATTTTCATTGCATGACCATGCCATCGACCAGCCCGACGAATACCAAACCGTTTGAGGAAAAGCTAAATAGTTGGAAAGAACTTCTGGAGTTGTTGTAG
- the leuS gene encoding leucine--tRNA ligase, whose amino-acid sequence MEYNFREIEQKWQKYWVDQKTYKVTEDATKPKYYVLDMFPYPSGAGLHVGHPLGYIASDIFSRYKRLQGYNVLHPMGYDAYGLPAEQYAIQTGQHPAITTQKNIERYREQLDKIGFCYDWSREVRTCEPEYYKWTQWAFIQMFNSFYCNNVQKACPIEDLVKHFTQQGSANLQVAQGEELHFTADEWNAMSEKEQQDILMNYRIAYKADTMVNWCPALGTVLANDEVSEGVSVRGGHPVEQKVMSQWCLRVSAYAERLLKSLDNLDWSDSLKETQKNWIGRSEGAEMKFQIKGQDLEFEIFTTRADTVFGVTFMVLAPESDYVTKVTTPEQQHEVNIYLDAVKRRTERERIADRRVSGVFTGSYAINPLSGTEIPIYISDYVLAGYGTGAIMAVPAHDSRDYAFAKHFNLPIIPLIEGCDVSEESFDAKEGIMMNSGFLNGLTVKEAIAKTKAYIGEKGLGKVKVNFRLRDAIFSRQRYWGEPFPVYYKEGIPYMLDESKLPLQLPEIDKYLPTEKGEPPLGRAKDWQTEEGYPLELNTMPGFAGSSAYYLRYMDPHNEEALVSKKNNNYWKNVDLYIGGTEHATGHLIYSRFWNKFLFDLGIVCEDEPFKKLVNQGMIQGRSNFVYRIKDSNTFVSYNLKDRYDVTPIHVDVNIVSNDVLDLEAFKAWMPDYATAEFILEEGKYVCGWAVEKMSKSMFNVVNPDVIVEKYGADTLRFYEMFLGPLEQSKPWDTNGIDGVHRFLKKLWNLFFTGEEVSVVEAEPTKEELKALHKLIKKVSGDIETFSFNTSVSAFMICVNELTSLKCNKKAILKELVVLLAPFAPHIAEELWSAIGQSGSVCDAQWPGYNEDYLKEDSVVYAITFNGKPRFNLEFPAGTPKEEVEKAALAHENSAKYMEGKTPKKVIVVPNKLVNIVI is encoded by the coding sequence ATGGAATACAATTTCAGAGAAATCGAGCAGAAGTGGCAGAAGTATTGGGTGGACCAAAAGACTTACAAAGTCACCGAAGATGCGACCAAACCTAAATATTATGTACTCGATATGTTCCCTTATCCGTCAGGAGCGGGCCTTCACGTAGGTCACCCGCTGGGATACATTGCGTCGGACATTTTCTCCCGCTACAAACGTCTGCAAGGATATAACGTGCTTCACCCGATGGGCTACGATGCTTACGGTCTGCCCGCTGAGCAATACGCCATCCAGACCGGTCAGCACCCGGCAATCACTACACAGAAAAATATTGAACGCTACCGCGAGCAGTTAGATAAAATCGGTTTCTGTTACGACTGGAGCCGTGAGGTCCGCACCTGCGAACCTGAATATTACAAATGGACTCAGTGGGCATTTATCCAAATGTTCAACAGTTTCTATTGCAACAATGTACAAAAAGCCTGTCCGATTGAGGATTTAGTAAAACACTTTACTCAACAAGGTTCGGCCAATCTGCAAGTCGCACAAGGCGAAGAACTCCACTTCACGGCTGACGAATGGAATGCCATGTCGGAGAAAGAGCAGCAGGATATCCTGATGAACTACCGCATTGCTTACAAAGCCGATACGATGGTAAACTGGTGTCCGGCATTGGGAACCGTTTTGGCGAACGATGAAGTAAGTGAAGGAGTTTCTGTACGAGGAGGCCACCCGGTAGAGCAGAAAGTAATGAGCCAGTGGTGCTTGCGCGTATCGGCTTACGCTGAGCGTTTGTTGAAAAGCCTGGATAACCTCGATTGGAGCGATTCATTGAAAGAGACTCAGAAAAACTGGATTGGCCGTTCGGAAGGGGCTGAAATGAAGTTCCAGATCAAAGGACAGGATCTGGAGTTTGAGATCTTTACCACCCGTGCTGATACTGTTTTCGGTGTAACCTTTATGGTTTTAGCACCCGAAAGTGACTATGTGACGAAAGTAACCACTCCTGAGCAACAACACGAAGTAAACATCTATCTTGATGCCGTGAAACGCCGTACAGAACGCGAACGGATCGCTGACCGTCGTGTATCGGGTGTATTTACCGGCTCGTACGCCATCAACCCATTGAGCGGAACTGAAATTCCAATCTACATCAGCGATTACGTGTTGGCGGGTTACGGAACAGGCGCTATCATGGCGGTTCCTGCACACGATAGCCGGGACTACGCATTTGCAAAACATTTCAACCTGCCGATTATCCCATTGATTGAAGGTTGCGACGTAAGCGAAGAGAGCTTCGATGCCAAAGAAGGTATCATGATGAACTCGGGCTTCCTCAACGGCCTGACCGTGAAAGAGGCAATCGCTAAAACCAAAGCTTATATCGGTGAAAAAGGCTTGGGTAAAGTAAAAGTAAACTTCCGTCTGCGTGACGCGATCTTTAGCCGTCAGCGCTACTGGGGTGAGCCGTTCCCGGTTTACTACAAAGAGGGTATTCCTTATATGCTCGATGAGAGCAAACTACCGTTGCAATTGCCAGAAATCGACAAATACTTGCCTACCGAAAAAGGAGAACCACCACTCGGTCGTGCTAAAGACTGGCAAACCGAAGAGGGTTATCCATTAGAACTAAACACCATGCCTGGTTTCGCCGGTTCATCAGCGTACTACCTGCGCTACATGGATCCGCACAACGAAGAGGCGTTGGTTTCAAAGAAAAATAACAACTACTGGAAAAATGTGGACCTCTATATCGGAGGTACGGAGCACGCTACCGGCCACCTGATCTATAGCCGTTTCTGGAACAAATTCTTATTTGACCTTGGTATCGTTTGCGAAGATGAACCGTTCAAAAAGCTGGTTAACCAGGGGATGATCCAGGGACGTTCTAACTTTGTGTATCGTATCAAAGACTCGAACACATTCGTTTCTTACAATCTGAAAGACCGTTACGACGTAACTCCGATCCACGTGGATGTGAATATCGTTTCAAACGATGTTCTCGACCTCGAAGCCTTCAAAGCCTGGATGCCTGACTACGCAACAGCTGAATTCATCCTTGAGGAAGGCAAATACGTTTGCGGATGGGCGGTTGAGAAGATGTCGAAATCGATGTTCAACGTGGTAAATCCGGACGTAATCGTAGAGAAGTACGGTGCGGATACATTACGTTTCTACGAAATGTTCCTCGGCCCGTTGGAGCAATCTAAACCGTGGGATACCAACGGTATCGATGGGGTACACCGCTTCCTCAAAAAACTGTGGAATCTCTTTTTCACCGGTGAAGAGGTAAGTGTCGTTGAGGCAGAACCAACCAAAGAAGAGTTGAAAGCGCTGCACAAACTGATTAAGAAAGTGAGCGGCGATATCGAAACCTTCTCGTTTAATACTTCGGTAAGTGCCTTTATGATTTGTGTCAATGAACTGACCTCCCTCAAATGCAATAAGAAAGCTATCCTGAAAGAACTGGTGGTATTGTTGGCACCCTTTGCACCGCACATTGCCGAAGAGCTTTGGAGTGCAATCGGACAAAGCGGTTCTGTTTGTGATGCACAATGGCCGGGTTACAACGAGGATTACCTTAAAGAAGATTCGGTGGTTTATGCCATTACCTTCAACGGTAAGCCGCGCTTTAATCTCGAATTCCCTGCCGGTACTCCGAAAGAGGAGGTAGAGAAAGCAGCATTGGCACACGAGAACTCCGCAAAATACATGGAAGGCAAAACACCGAAAAAGGTAATTGTGGTTCCTAATAAGCTGGTGAATATCGTAATCTAA
- a CDS encoding YitT family protein gives MRKKLNQVYLFVKDYITILIGLSLYALGWTGFLLPNEITTGGVTGIGALVFYATGTVPIAVTYAAINGVLLVLSIKFLGLKFSIRTIFGVASLTFLLTVFQAFIKKGLVEEPFMATVIGAILCGAGVGVVFTANGSTGGTDIIAALINKYRNVTIGRAVLYSDVSIILSSYLIFHSVEKIVYGLTVMAISSYVIDLVINSDRQSVQILIISRKYEEIADRINQIPRGVTVLDGSGWYSKQPIKVLMILAKHYESVTIFRLVKEIDPNAFISQSNVTGVYGNGFDQLKG, from the coding sequence ATGAGAAAGAAGCTGAATCAGGTCTATCTGTTTGTGAAGGACTACATTACCATCTTGATTGGTCTTTCGCTTTATGCACTGGGTTGGACCGGTTTTTTGCTCCCGAATGAGATTACGACGGGAGGAGTGACCGGTATCGGAGCGTTGGTTTTTTATGCTACCGGGACGGTTCCGATCGCTGTTACTTATGCAGCGATCAATGGAGTACTCCTGGTCCTGTCCATAAAATTTCTGGGATTGAAGTTCAGTATCCGTACGATCTTCGGAGTTGCATCACTGACATTTCTGCTTACCGTTTTTCAGGCATTCATCAAGAAGGGATTGGTGGAAGAGCCTTTTATGGCCACGGTGATCGGGGCGATTCTTTGCGGGGCTGGTGTTGGCGTTGTGTTTACAGCGAATGGTAGTACCGGCGGAACCGATATTATTGCAGCATTAATCAACAAATACCGTAACGTGACCATCGGGCGGGCCGTTCTGTATAGTGACGTTTCTATTATATTATCTTCCTACCTGATATTCCATAGCGTTGAGAAGATTGTCTATGGCCTGACGGTAATGGCCATTTCCTCTTATGTGATCGATCTCGTAATCAACAGTGACAGACAATCGGTGCAGATCCTGATCATTTCCAGGAAATATGAAGAAATAGCCGACCGGATAAATCAGATTCCCCGGGGGGTAACAGTTTTGGATGGTTCAGGTTGGTATTCCAAGCAACCGATTAAGGTTCTGATGATTCTGGCAAAACATTATGAATCGGTCACGATCTTCCGTTTGGTAAAAGAGATTGATCCGAACGCTTTTATTTCCCAAAGTAACGTGACAGGAGTATATGGGAATGGATTTGACCAGTTAAAGGGGTAA
- a CDS encoding LysE family transporter, which produces MSYLSLIYTVAMINLLGAMSPGPDFVVVVRNSLNHSAKAGISTGIGVGLGILVHISYCAVGIALLISRSEILFNLIKYLGAAYLAYMGISALLSKTAKVDLSEAAERNVMVPFQAIKTGFLTNLLNPKATLFILGLFSFVISPDTPASVILTLTMVMVLTAMGWFALVSLFFNYRRIKEFYFRYEIWVNRLFGVLLILLSLKVALLK; this is translated from the coding sequence ATGAGCTATTTATCCTTAATCTATACCGTAGCTATGATCAATCTGCTGGGGGCGATGAGTCCCGGGCCTGATTTCGTCGTCGTGGTGCGCAATTCGCTGAATCATTCCGCCAAAGCCGGGATTTCCACCGGGATTGGTGTCGGTTTAGGTATTCTGGTACATATCTCTTATTGTGCGGTGGGTATAGCGTTATTGATTTCCCGTTCGGAGATCCTATTCAACCTGATAAAATACCTGGGAGCGGCCTATCTGGCTTATATGGGGATCAGCGCCCTGCTGAGCAAAACGGCTAAAGTTGATCTGTCTGAAGCTGCGGAACGAAACGTAATGGTTCCTTTCCAGGCCATTAAAACAGGCTTCCTGACTAATCTTCTCAATCCCAAGGCCACGCTATTTATTCTGGGGCTTTTTTCCTTTGTGATTTCACCCGACACACCAGCTTCAGTCATTCTGACTCTGACGATGGTGATGGTGCTGACGGCTATGGGTTGGTTTGCACTCGTCTCGCTCTTTTTCAATTACCGACGTATCAAGGAATTCTACTTCCGGTATGAGATATGGGTAAACCGGCTATTCGGTGTTTTATTGATATTATTATCTTTAAAAGTCGCCCTATTGAAGTAA